A genomic segment from Gallaecimonas xiamenensis 3-C-1 encodes:
- a CDS encoding sensor histidine kinase, whose translation MALAQQWYPSQEPAAKQLDKLLSILPVGVVVLDGSGRVTEANATAEALLGGPLLDDRWLEVVARAFRPRADDGAEVSLINGRRVKLDICPLDGEPGQLIVISDLTETRTMQTRMAHLQRLSSLGRMVASLAHQIRTPLSAAMLYAGQLNQALPGATHDKFQQKLMARLRDLESQMNNMLLFAKSGEQKVADKLKVGELLAELEQASESMLATHQGQLHIDCNCLEALVLGSQSALVSALSNLIHNALQAGAQQLRLRVEAKTPWLSLQLDDDGPGIAEELLFKVAEPFFTTKSHGTGLGLSVVRSVAQAHGGQLHMANGQQGARMTLILPLLEDPS comes from the coding sequence ATGGCATTGGCACAGCAGTGGTACCCCAGCCAGGAACCGGCAGCAAAGCAACTGGATAAACTGTTGAGCATACTGCCCGTGGGGGTGGTGGTGCTGGACGGCAGCGGCCGGGTGACAGAGGCCAATGCCACGGCCGAGGCGCTGCTGGGCGGTCCCTTGCTGGACGACCGCTGGCTGGAGGTGGTGGCCAGGGCATTTAGGCCAAGGGCCGACGACGGCGCCGAGGTTTCCCTGATCAACGGCCGCCGGGTCAAACTGGATATTTGCCCCTTGGATGGGGAGCCAGGCCAGCTTATCGTCATCTCGGATCTCACCGAAACCCGCACCATGCAAACCCGCATGGCACACCTGCAAAGGCTCTCTTCCCTGGGGCGCATGGTTGCGTCTTTGGCCCACCAGATACGAACGCCCCTGTCGGCGGCCATGCTCTATGCCGGCCAGCTCAACCAGGCGCTGCCTGGCGCCACCCATGACAAGTTCCAGCAAAAGCTGATGGCACGCCTGCGCGACCTGGAAAGCCAGATGAACAATATGCTGCTCTTTGCCAAGAGCGGTGAGCAAAAGGTGGCAGACAAGCTCAAGGTTGGGGAGTTGCTGGCAGAGTTGGAGCAGGCCAGCGAGTCCATGCTGGCCACCCATCAAGGGCAACTGCACATCGACTGCAACTGCCTGGAGGCCCTGGTACTGGGGTCTCAAAGTGCCCTGGTGTCCGCCCTTTCCAACCTGATCCATAACGCCCTGCAAGCCGGTGCCCAGCAGCTTAGGCTGCGGGTTGAGGCCAAGACACCCTGGTTGAGCCTGCAACTGGACGACGACGGCCCCGGCATCGCCGAAGAGCTGCTGTTCAAGGTGGCCGAACCCTTCTTTACCACCAAGAGCCATGGCACCGGCCTGGGCCTGTCTGTGGTGCGTTCCGTGGCCCAGGCTCATGGCGGCCAGCTGCATA
- a CDS encoding sigma-54 dependent transcriptional regulator yields the protein MQTQVGFLVVDADVERRNRVHTLLQFIGEQADAAAPSALCDQNIVPACQVLVAGEAVPESWLEQCQRPYVTLGWSPAKANGAHLGVLNEPFRLSQFQELLRTLSRRQQLAQQALRQGGVDARLFRSLVGKSRHMQEVRTMIGQVAPTDASVLILGESGTGKEVVARNLHFQSARKEGPFVPVNCGAIPAELLESELFGHEKGAFTGAVTARKGRFELAQGGTLFLDEIGDMPLNMQVKLLRVLQEKVFERVGGAKPIKADVRIVAATHRALPKMIEEGRFREDLYYRLNVFPIEMPALRERAEDIPLLVNELLSRLEAEEGRSLTFSQGALHSLAQHSWPGNVRELANLVERLLILHPNQQIDVGHLPKSYQYGDVSEFDPVLEELLEREALMAIFSDDPEPELAEEAPSQPAGDAVATLPPDGINLKEMLADLELDLIRQALSNCDNVVARAADLLGMRRTTLVEKMRKYGLSKGND from the coding sequence ATGCAGACCCAAGTTGGTTTTCTGGTCGTCGACGCTGACGTAGAGCGTCGAAACAGGGTTCACACATTGCTGCAATTCATAGGGGAGCAGGCAGATGCCGCTGCCCCTTCCGCGTTGTGTGATCAAAATATCGTTCCTGCCTGCCAGGTGCTGGTGGCCGGTGAGGCCGTGCCTGAGAGCTGGCTCGAGCAGTGCCAGCGTCCTTATGTCACTCTCGGTTGGAGCCCGGCCAAGGCCAATGGCGCCCACCTGGGGGTGTTGAACGAGCCCTTCAGGCTCAGTCAGTTCCAAGAGTTGCTGCGCACCCTGTCCCGGCGCCAACAGCTGGCCCAACAGGCGCTGCGTCAGGGCGGTGTGGATGCCAGGCTGTTCCGCTCTTTGGTAGGCAAAAGCCGGCACATGCAGGAAGTGCGGACCATGATAGGGCAGGTAGCCCCTACCGATGCGTCAGTGCTGATCCTCGGTGAGTCCGGCACTGGCAAGGAAGTAGTGGCCCGTAATCTGCACTTCCAGTCCGCTCGCAAGGAAGGGCCCTTTGTGCCGGTCAACTGCGGCGCCATTCCGGCAGAGCTGCTGGAGAGCGAGCTGTTCGGTCACGAAAAAGGCGCCTTTACCGGTGCCGTGACCGCCCGTAAGGGTCGCTTCGAACTGGCCCAAGGGGGCACTCTCTTTCTCGACGAAATCGGTGACATGCCCCTTAACATGCAGGTGAAACTGCTGCGGGTACTCCAGGAGAAGGTCTTTGAACGGGTAGGGGGCGCCAAGCCCATCAAGGCCGATGTGCGCATCGTCGCCGCCACCCACAGGGCCTTGCCGAAGATGATCGAGGAAGGGCGCTTTCGCGAAGATCTTTATTACCGCCTGAACGTCTTTCCCATCGAGATGCCGGCCCTTCGCGAGCGGGCAGAAGACATTCCGCTGCTGGTCAACGAACTGCTGTCACGGTTGGAGGCCGAAGAAGGTCGCAGCCTGACCTTTTCCCAGGGAGCACTCCATTCTTTGGCCCAGCACAGCTGGCCGGGTAACGTGCGGGAACTGGCCAACCTGGTGGAGCGATTGCTGATATTGCACCCCAATCAGCAAATCGATGTAGGCCACCTGCCCAAGAGCTATCAGTACGGGGACGTCAGCGAGTTCGATCCTGTGCTGGAAGAACTGCTTGAGCGCGAGGCACTGATGGCCATTTTCTCCGATGACCCAGAGCCTGAGTTGGCAGAAGAAGCGCCAAGCCAGCCTGCCGGTGACGCTGTGGCAACCCTGCCGCCGGATGGCATCAACCTCAAGGAAATGTTGGCCGACCTGGAACTGGATCTGATCCGTCAAGCCCTCTCCAACTGCGACAATGTGGTGGCCAGGGCCGCCGATCTGTTGGGGATGCGCCGCACCACCCTGGTGGAGAAAATGCGCAAGTACGGTCTTAGCAAAGGCAACGACTGA
- a CDS encoding UDP-N-acetylglucosamine 4,6-dehydratase yields MFDLLSLIGRTQPLFEADLKAHNDNLADRVAAGRFLVLGGAGSIGQAVVKELFSRQPRALHVVDISENNLVELVRDLRSRFGYIDGDFQTFALDIGSLEYDAFIKAMGPYDYVLNLSALKHVRSEKDPYTLMRMVDVNVFNTDKTLQQAITGGANKYFCVSTDKAANPVNMMGASKRIMEMFLNRRSQQIPISTARFANVAFSDGSLLHGFNQRLEKGQPLVAPNDVRRYFVTPAESGQLCLMSCLLGDNRDIFFPKLSDALHLITFSDIALKYLAQKGLEPVLCDSEEQARELAKTLPRQGKWPCLFTPSDTTGEKDFEEFFTDSETLDLGRFENLGIIKGEAGFDADKLAHFEARISAMKGRLAWDKAELVSLFKEMIPAFGHKETGKYLDGKM; encoded by the coding sequence GTGTTTGATCTACTTTCGCTTATTGGCAGAACTCAGCCCCTGTTCGAGGCCGACCTCAAGGCCCATAACGACAACCTGGCCGATAGGGTAGCCGCCGGGCGCTTCCTGGTGCTAGGAGGTGCGGGCTCCATAGGCCAGGCGGTGGTAAAGGAGCTTTTTAGCCGCCAGCCCCGGGCCCTGCACGTGGTGGACATCAGTGAAAACAATCTGGTGGAGCTGGTGCGGGATCTACGCAGCCGCTTTGGCTACATCGACGGCGACTTCCAGACCTTTGCCCTGGATATCGGCAGCCTCGAATACGACGCCTTTATCAAGGCGATGGGGCCTTACGACTATGTGCTTAACCTTTCCGCCCTTAAGCATGTTCGCAGCGAAAAAGATCCCTACACCCTGATGCGCATGGTGGACGTCAACGTCTTCAACACCGACAAAACCCTGCAGCAAGCCATAACCGGCGGCGCCAACAAGTATTTTTGCGTCTCCACCGACAAGGCCGCCAACCCGGTCAACATGATGGGGGCCTCCAAGCGGATCATGGAGATGTTCCTGAACCGGCGCAGCCAGCAGATCCCCATCTCCACCGCCCGCTTTGCCAATGTCGCCTTCTCTGACGGCTCCTTGCTGCACGGTTTTAACCAGCGTCTGGAAAAAGGCCAGCCGCTGGTGGCCCCCAACGACGTGCGCCGCTACTTTGTGACCCCAGCCGAGTCCGGCCAGCTGTGCCTGATGTCCTGCCTGCTGGGCGACAACCGCGACATCTTCTTCCCCAAGCTCAGCGACGCCCTGCACCTCATCACCTTTTCCGATATCGCCCTTAAGTACCTGGCGCAAAAAGGCCTGGAGCCGGTGCTGTGCGACAGCGAGGAGCAGGCTCGGGAACTGGCCAAAACCCTGCCCCGCCAGGGCAAGTGGCCCTGCCTTTTCACCCCCAGCGACACCACGGGGGAAAAGGACTTCGAAGAATTCTTTACCGACAGCGAGACCCTGGACCTGGGCCGCTTTGAGAACCTGGGCATCATCAAGGGTGAGGCGGGTTTTGACGCCGACAAACTGGCCCATTTCGAGGCGCGCATCAGCGCCATGAAGGGGCGCCTGGCCTGGGACAAGGCGGAGCTGGTCAGCCTCTTTAAAGAGATGATCCCGGCCTTTGGCCACAAGGAAACCGGCAAATACCTCGACGGCAAAATGTGA
- a CDS encoding LegC family aminotransferase, with protein MHNQLIEFVRDCYQSQDFIPLHAPTFKGNEKAYVLETLDSTFVSSVGAFVGRMEEMLQDYTGAPKAVATVNGTAALHCALYQAGIGPGDLVLTQALTFVATCNALHQLGAEPVFIDIEPVAFGLCPKAAQAWLAEHAELDDQGQCRHKASGKAIKALLPMHTFGHPAQLDELAALGRQWHLSLIEDAAESLGSFYKGRHTGTLGRFGVLSFNGNKVVTTGGGGMVLCQDQKEGEHLKHLTTTAKVPHPFEFVHDEPGFNYRMPNLNAALGCAQLERLDAMLANKRALAGRYQGFFAGSDYRFVEEPGYGRSNYWLNAVLCPDAQSRDALLQATNASGVMTRPVWRLMHKLPMYSQALRGDLSQSEWAEARLVNLPSSPTEASHA; from the coding sequence GTGCATAACCAACTGATTGAATTTGTTCGCGACTGCTACCAAAGCCAGGATTTCATTCCCCTCCATGCCCCCACCTTCAAGGGCAACGAAAAGGCCTATGTCCTGGAAACCCTGGACTCCACCTTTGTCTCCAGCGTCGGGGCCTTCGTTGGGCGCATGGAAGAGATGCTGCAAGACTACACCGGCGCCCCCAAGGCCGTGGCCACCGTCAACGGTACTGCCGCCCTGCACTGCGCCCTCTACCAGGCCGGCATAGGCCCAGGGGACCTGGTACTGACCCAGGCCCTGACCTTCGTTGCCACCTGCAACGCCCTGCACCAGTTGGGCGCCGAGCCGGTCTTTATCGACATCGAACCTGTGGCCTTTGGCCTTTGCCCCAAGGCAGCCCAGGCCTGGCTTGCAGAACATGCCGAGCTGGACGACCAAGGCCAATGCCGCCACAAGGCCAGCGGCAAAGCCATCAAGGCATTGTTGCCCATGCACACCTTCGGCCACCCTGCCCAACTGGACGAGCTGGCCGCCCTTGGCCGCCAGTGGCACCTCAGCCTTATCGAAGACGCCGCCGAAAGCCTGGGGTCCTTTTATAAAGGCCGCCATACCGGCACCCTTGGCCGCTTCGGGGTCTTGAGCTTTAACGGCAACAAGGTGGTCACCACCGGTGGCGGTGGCATGGTGCTGTGCCAAGACCAGAAAGAAGGGGAGCACCTCAAGCACCTGACCACCACCGCCAAGGTGCCTCACCCCTTTGAGTTTGTTCACGACGAGCCTGGCTTTAACTACCGCATGCCCAACCTCAATGCCGCCTTGGGCTGCGCCCAGCTTGAACGGCTGGACGCCATGCTGGCCAATAAACGGGCCCTGGCCGGCCGTTACCAGGGCTTTTTTGCCGGCAGCGACTACCGTTTTGTCGAAGAACCCGGCTATGGCCGGTCCAACTACTGGCTTAACGCCGTGCTCTGCCCCGACGCCCAGAGCCGGGACGCCCTGCTGCAAGCCACCAATGCCAGTGGCGTCATGACCCGCCCGGTGTGGCGCCTGATGCACAAGCTGCCCATGTACAGCCAGGCGCTGCGGGGTGACCTTAGCCAATCGGAGTGGGCCGAGGCCCGGCTGGTCAACCTGCCCAGCAGCCCCACGGAGGCAAGCCATGCGTAA
- the neuC gene encoding UDP-N-acetylglucosamine 2-epimerase, translating to MRKIAVFTGTRAEYGLLYWVIKALHESDQAQLQLLVGGMHLSPEFGYTLTQIEQDGFAVTEKLEFLLSSDSPVGISKSTALALISTAEALDRHQPDLLVVLGDRFEAMAAAQAAMIARVPVAHLHGGEATEGVIDEAARHAITKMAHLHFTATDAYRQRVIQLGESPERVFNVGAPGLDSILTLPLLARESLPQAIGFNLDKPYFLVTYHPVTLSAGGASQSLDQLLAVLDEYPDHQLVISYPNADTHSRKLIELLEGYRARHPERVFLVQSLGQLRYLSLMKHCVAVLGNSSSGIIEAPSLGVPTVNIGIRQKGRIAGASVVHCADDKAAMAAAIKSVLSPAFQERCRHAKNPYGEGGASQKIVETLLAFPLQGILEKSFFDMDCH from the coding sequence ATGCGTAAAATAGCGGTCTTTACCGGTACCAGGGCCGAATACGGGCTCTTGTATTGGGTCATCAAGGCCCTCCATGAATCCGATCAGGCCCAGCTGCAATTGCTGGTTGGCGGCATGCATTTGTCACCGGAGTTTGGCTATACCCTGACGCAAATCGAGCAAGACGGCTTTGCGGTGACTGAAAAACTCGAATTCCTGCTGTCCTCCGACAGCCCGGTTGGGATCAGCAAGTCCACGGCCCTTGCCCTTATCAGCACCGCCGAAGCCTTGGACCGGCACCAACCGGACTTGCTGGTAGTGCTGGGGGACAGGTTCGAGGCTATGGCGGCGGCCCAAGCTGCGATGATCGCCAGGGTGCCGGTAGCCCACCTTCACGGTGGGGAAGCTACCGAAGGGGTCATTGATGAGGCCGCCAGGCACGCCATCACCAAGATGGCCCACCTGCATTTCACCGCCACCGACGCCTATCGCCAGCGGGTTATCCAACTGGGGGAGTCTCCTGAGCGGGTTTTCAACGTTGGTGCACCTGGCCTGGATAGCATCCTGACCCTGCCCTTGTTGGCAAGGGAGTCATTGCCGCAAGCCATAGGGTTTAATCTCGACAAGCCCTATTTTCTGGTGACTTACCATCCGGTCACCCTGAGCGCCGGCGGTGCCAGCCAGTCCCTTGACCAATTGCTGGCAGTGCTGGACGAGTATCCGGATCATCAGCTTGTAATTTCCTATCCCAATGCCGATACCCACAGCCGCAAACTGATTGAGCTGCTGGAAGGCTACCGGGCCCGGCACCCCGAGCGGGTGTTTTTAGTGCAATCTCTGGGGCAGCTGCGTTATCTCAGTTTGATGAAGCATTGCGTTGCCGTATTGGGTAATTCCTCCAGCGGCATCATCGAGGCACCCAGCCTGGGAGTGCCTACCGTCAATATCGGTATCAGGCAAAAAGGCCGAATCGCCGGAGCGTCGGTGGTGCACTGTGCCGATGATAAAGCCGCCATGGCAGCCGCCATCAAAAGCGTGCTGTCTCCCGCTTTTCAAGAACGTTGCCGACACGCCAAGAATCCCTACGGCGAGGGTGGCGCCTCTCAGAAAATTGTGGAAACGCTATTGGCATTTCCATTGCAGGGCATTCTTGAAAAATCCTTTTTCGACATGGACTGTCATTGA
- a CDS encoding methionyl-tRNA formyltransferase — protein sequence MKVAFIGCVTSSLKLLSALCTLKGRGIEVVAVITKPASNINADFVDLAPFCQENAIPFHYENTDNREQSVAFLQRYQPDIIYCFGWSYLLDAKMLGLAPRGAIGFHPAPLPQGRGRHPIIWALALGLERTASTFFVMDSGADSGPILDQKWLAIAPEDDAGSLYDKILATACQQILAFSARLADGSATPVPQNPAQATYWRKRSAKDGLIDWRMQAADIHNLIRALTAPYPGAEFLYQGQAVKVWKSEIAQASYPQYMEPGRILAIEEKRVLVKCAGQSALWLCRCDFPAIPANGDCF from the coding sequence ATGAAAGTCGCCTTTATTGGTTGTGTTACCTCCAGCCTGAAACTTCTTAGCGCGCTTTGTACGCTCAAAGGGCGCGGTATTGAGGTGGTTGCGGTGATCACCAAGCCGGCTTCAAATATCAATGCCGATTTTGTCGACCTGGCTCCCTTTTGCCAGGAAAACGCTATCCCCTTTCATTACGAAAACACCGACAACCGCGAGCAAAGCGTGGCTTTTTTGCAGCGCTATCAGCCCGATATCATTTACTGCTTCGGCTGGAGTTATTTACTCGACGCCAAGATGCTGGGCCTTGCCCCCAGGGGAGCGATTGGCTTTCACCCGGCGCCCCTGCCCCAAGGTAGAGGCCGGCATCCCATTATCTGGGCCTTGGCATTGGGCTTGGAGCGAACCGCTTCGACCTTTTTCGTGATGGACAGCGGCGCCGATTCTGGCCCCATTCTTGACCAAAAGTGGCTGGCCATAGCCCCAGAGGATGATGCCGGCAGCCTGTATGACAAGATATTGGCCACAGCTTGCCAGCAGATCCTCGCCTTTAGCGCTCGGCTGGCCGATGGCTCGGCGACCCCAGTCCCCCAAAATCCGGCTCAGGCCACCTATTGGCGAAAACGCTCGGCCAAAGACGGTCTTATCGATTGGCGGATGCAAGCGGCCGACATTCATAATTTGATACGTGCCTTGACCGCTCCCTATCCCGGGGCGGAGTTTCTCTATCAAGGACAAGCCGTCAAAGTCTGGAAGAGTGAAATAGCCCAGGCATCTTACCCCCAATATATGGAGCCAGGTCGGATCCTGGCCATAGAAGAAAAACGTGTACTCGTAAAATGCGCGGGACAAAGTGCACTTTGGCTTTGCCGATGTGATTTTCCCGCTATACCGGCAAACGGAGATTGCTTTTGA
- a CDS encoding PIG-L deacetylase family protein, whose translation MKNVLVVAPHADDESLGCGGTLLRHRAEGDHIHWLIVTGMSEAYGYSPEQIAARKREIEKVADLYHFSSVTELGLPPAQLDALPLGQLIGAISPVINRIAPQWVYVPYRNDAHSDHQVVFDAVMSATKSFRYPFIKRLMTYETLSETDFGLKPEDGGFRPNIYVDISQHLDKKLDILDIFSSEMGEFPFPRSRKALSALAALRGVQSNAEAAEAFMLLKEINQ comes from the coding sequence TTGAAAAATGTACTTGTTGTAGCTCCCCATGCAGATGACGAATCCTTGGGGTGTGGTGGTACTTTGCTTCGTCATCGTGCCGAAGGTGACCATATTCATTGGCTGATAGTCACCGGCATGAGTGAGGCTTATGGCTATTCCCCTGAGCAAATTGCTGCCAGGAAGCGGGAAATTGAGAAAGTCGCTGACCTTTACCATTTTTCTTCCGTGACAGAGTTGGGTTTGCCCCCTGCACAATTGGATGCCCTGCCCCTGGGGCAATTAATTGGTGCCATTAGCCCTGTCATTAACCGCATCGCTCCCCAGTGGGTTTATGTTCCTTATCGCAACGATGCCCACAGTGACCATCAGGTCGTTTTCGACGCGGTAATGTCCGCCACAAAGAGCTTCAGGTACCCCTTTATCAAGCGCCTGATGACCTATGAAACCCTGTCCGAAACGGATTTTGGACTTAAGCCCGAAGATGGCGGTTTCAGGCCTAATATTTATGTCGATATCAGCCAGCATCTTGATAAGAAGCTGGATATTCTCGACATCTTTTCATCCGAGATGGGTGAGTTTCCCTTTCCGCGCAGCCGTAAGGCGCTGTCCGCCCTCGCCGCCTTGCGGGGGGTACAGTCCAATGCCGAGGCGGCAGAGGCCTTTATGCTGCTAAAAGAGATCAATCAATGA
- the neuB gene encoding N-acetylneuraminate synthase translates to MNKVLVIAEAGVNHNGSLDMALALVDAAKAAGADVVKFQTFKAKNLVTKEAQQAEYQSRNSGQAESQFAMLSRLELSFEAHLQLQAHCKAQGIAFLSTAFDSESLAFLVDTLGLETLKIPSGELTNAPFVLEHARRSCRLIVSTGMATLREIEAALGVIAFGLTAPLDAPPSEAAFAAAYASAEGQAALRQKVCLLHCTTEYPAPLNDIHLNAMATMAGAFGLEVGYSDHSAGISIPIAATALGAQVIEKHFTLDRQLPGPDHKASLEPDELKAMVQGIRDVSLALGSGQKGPQPSEIKNKPVARKSLVATAAIKAGEPFNAGNLGCKRPGTGLSPYRYWALLGTKALRDYQEGELIDG, encoded by the coding sequence ATGAACAAGGTGCTTGTCATCGCCGAAGCCGGGGTTAACCATAACGGTTCCCTGGACATGGCCCTGGCCTTGGTGGATGCCGCCAAGGCCGCCGGGGCTGACGTGGTGAAGTTCCAGACCTTCAAGGCCAAGAACCTGGTCACCAAAGAGGCGCAACAGGCCGAATACCAAAGCCGCAACAGCGGCCAAGCCGAATCCCAGTTCGCCATGCTAAGCCGCCTGGAACTGAGCTTTGAGGCCCATCTGCAATTGCAGGCCCATTGCAAAGCCCAGGGCATCGCCTTTTTGTCCACCGCCTTTGACAGCGAGAGCCTGGCCTTCCTGGTGGACACCCTGGGCCTTGAGACCTTGAAGATCCCCTCCGGTGAGCTGACCAACGCGCCTTTTGTGCTGGAACATGCCCGCCGCAGTTGCCGGTTGATTGTCTCTACCGGCATGGCCACCCTGAGGGAGATTGAGGCGGCCCTTGGGGTTATCGCTTTTGGCCTGACCGCCCCCCTGGATGCCCCCCCCAGCGAAGCGGCCTTTGCCGCCGCTTACGCCAGCGCCGAAGGCCAGGCGGCGCTGCGGCAAAAGGTCTGCCTGCTTCACTGCACCACCGAATACCCGGCGCCCCTTAATGATATTCACCTCAACGCCATGGCCACCATGGCCGGGGCCTTCGGCCTGGAGGTGGGGTATTCGGACCACAGCGCCGGCATCAGCATTCCCATCGCCGCCACGGCCCTGGGAGCCCAGGTTATCGAAAAACATTTCACCCTGGACCGGCAGCTGCCTGGCCCCGACCACAAAGCCTCATTGGAGCCAGATGAGCTCAAGGCCATGGTGCAGGGCATAAGGGACGTCAGCCTGGCCCTGGGTTCAGGGCAAAAAGGCCCCCAGCCCAGCGAGATAAAGAACAAGCCCGTTGCCCGGAAAAGCCTGGTGGCCACCGCCGCTATCAAGGCCGGGGAGCCCTTTAATGCCGGTAACCTGGGCTGCAAGCGGCCAGGCACGGGCCTGTCCCCCTACCGCTACTGGGCACTGCTGGGCACAAAGGCCCTGCGGGACTATCAGGAAGGAGAGCTGATTGATGGCTAA
- a CDS encoding acetyltransferase, giving the protein MAKPLVMLGAGGHAAVLAEMLGALGLSIEALVTPDPVAPRRPLAGIPVLASDEALLARYRPDEVELVNGIGALPGRLLRQASFERFSAQGYRFAQVISPQALVSPSAELAEGVQVMPGAIIQSCARIAANTIINSGAIVEHDCQLGPHNHVAPGATLSGAVCTGIGVHIGTGANVIQSVNLGQGAVVGAGATAVRDLAPGHTLLPASQRLRG; this is encoded by the coding sequence ATGGCTAAGCCACTGGTGATGCTGGGGGCCGGCGGCCACGCCGCCGTGTTGGCGGAAATGCTCGGCGCCCTTGGACTCTCCATCGAGGCCCTGGTCACCCCGGACCCGGTAGCGCCGCGCCGGCCCCTGGCCGGCATTCCGGTACTGGCCAGCGACGAGGCCCTGTTGGCACGCTACCGCCCCGATGAAGTGGAGCTGGTCAACGGTATCGGCGCCCTGCCGGGCAGGTTGCTGCGCCAGGCCAGCTTTGAGCGCTTTAGCGCCCAAGGCTATCGCTTTGCCCAGGTGATCTCTCCCCAGGCCCTGGTGTCGCCTTCGGCCGAACTGGCCGAAGGCGTGCAAGTGATGCCCGGCGCCATTATTCAGAGCTGCGCCCGAATTGCCGCTAATACCATTATCAATAGCGGCGCCATCGTAGAGCACGACTGCCAGTTGGGGCCGCACAACCATGTGGCGCCGGGGGCTACCCTCAGCGGCGCCGTCTGTACCGGCATCGGCGTCCATATCGGCACCGGTGCCAATGTGATCCAATCGGTCAACCTCGGCCAAGGAGCCGTGGTAGGGGCCGGTGCCACCGCCGTCAGGGACCTGGCACCGGGCCACACCCTGCTGCCGGCCAGCCAACGCCTCCGGGGTTAA
- a CDS encoding nucleotidyltransferase family protein — protein MHQWANTRLTRDTTIREAMRIITQGALRIGLVCDNNDKLLGIVTDGDIRRGLLADAEMTDPASNVMNCRPQCANANHSKAQMLAMMRQFDITTLPIVDNQGKVLGLQTLKDLLAQPRFDNPVFIMAGGFGTRLRPLTEHCPKPMLMVGDKPLLAHLVERFVRQGFHNLYISTHFMPEMIRDYFGDGSNFGASITYVHEDQPLGTGGALGLLPKDLPALPLIMMNGDVLTKVDFVRLLKHHQQHDFDATMCVREYEYQIPFGVVESQGELITAMTEKPLHRYHVNTGIYVLSPKAIGAVQADTRIDMPTLLEERMGQGHKVGIYTTFDYWLDIGRVDDYRRAQVDIGVLGSD, from the coding sequence ATGCATCAATGGGCCAACACGCGGCTGACCCGCGACACCACCATCAGGGAAGCCATGCGGATCATCACCCAGGGCGCCTTGCGGATAGGACTGGTGTGCGACAACAACGACAAGCTGCTGGGCATTGTCACCGACGGCGACATCCGCCGTGGCCTGCTGGCCGATGCAGAAATGACCGACCCGGCATCGAACGTGATGAATTGCCGCCCCCAGTGCGCCAACGCCAACCACAGCAAGGCACAGATGTTGGCGATGATGCGCCAGTTCGACATCACCACCCTGCCCATAGTAGACAACCAGGGTAAGGTGCTTGGCCTGCAAACCCTCAAGGATCTGCTGGCCCAACCCCGTTTTGACAACCCGGTCTTTATCATGGCCGGGGGCTTTGGCACCCGCCTAAGGCCCCTGACCGAGCACTGCCCCAAGCCGATGCTGATGGTGGGGGATAAGCCCCTGCTGGCACACCTGGTGGAGCGTTTTGTGCGCCAAGGCTTTCATAACCTCTATATCTCCACCCATTTTATGCCGGAGATGATCCGCGATTACTTCGGCGACGGCAGTAACTTTGGGGCCAGCATCACCTACGTCCACGAAGACCAGCCCCTGGGAACCGGGGGCGCCTTGGGGCTGCTACCAAAAGATCTGCCGGCCCTGCCCCTGATCATGATGAACGGCGACGTGCTCACCAAGGTTGACTTTGTGCGGCTGCTCAAGCACCACCAGCAGCACGACTTCGACGCCACCATGTGCGTACGGGAATACGAATACCAAATTCCCTTCGGGGTGGTGGAAAGCCAGGGGGAACTCATCACCGCCATGACCGAAAAGCCCCTGCACCGCTACCACGTCAACACCGGCATCTATGTGCTTAGCCCCAAGGCCATCGGCGCCGTGCAGGCCGATACCCGCATTGACATGCCCACCCTGCTGGAAGAACGCATGGGCCAGGGCCACAAGGTGGGGATCTACACCACCTTCGACTACTGGCTGGACATAGGCCGGGTCGATGACTACCGCCGCGCCCAGGTGGATATCGGCGTCTTGGGGTCAGATTGA